The sequence below is a genomic window from Campylobacter concisus.
AAGGCAAGGACAAAATACCTACATGCAGCGAGTTTTGCCTGATTTTACGATGCCGCCAAATGAGAGCGTGAGCCTTTATATATCATTTATTGATTTTAAGGATAAAAAGGCGCATTTTAGGGTGGCTTTGCTAGATGAAAGCAAGCGTGTGGATGTGGGTTTTAGAGATCCTGACGAAGCTAAATAAAAAGGAAAAGTATGGATAAAATCGATGAAATAATGAGCAAATTTATAAGCGAGCTTGGCTACAAAGAGGCGTTTGAGATGTTTTTAAAGATAAGCTCAGGCAAAAAGCTTCGCTCAAAACTTCTTTTAAAGATCGCAGGAGAGAGTGAAATTTCTCTTAAGCTTTGCGCTATCATCGAGCTTATCCACCTTGCAAGCTTACTGCACGACGACGTCATAGACGAGGCAAACATAAGACGAGGCAAGCCAAGTATAAACGCACTTTTTGGCAGTAAAAACTCAGTCATGCTAGGCGACATCCTCTACTCAAAAGCTTATTTTGAGCTTACAAAATTTGATCCAAGCATCGCAGCTATCATCTCAGACGCAGTCAGCAAGCTAAGTATCGGCGAGATGATGGATGTGAAAATGGCTGAAAATTTTAATGAAAACGAGCAAGAATACCTGAAAATGATCTACTATAAAACAGCTGTTTTGATAGAAGCCACGGCTATTTGCGGGGCAAAGCTAGCTGGCAAATATAGCAAGAAATTTGGAACTTATGGCAAAAATTTAGGCCTTGCGTTTCAGATCGTGGATGACATCTTAGACATAACTCAAGATGAAAAAACGCTTGGCAAACCAGCACTTAACGACTTCGTTGAAGGCAAAACCACACTTCCTTACATTTATCTTTATAAGAGCTTAGACGAAGCTGGCAAGGCAAAGCTTAGATCGCTTTGGTCAAAGAAGCTAAATGCTGGCGAAATTTCATGGCTAAAAGAAAATTTTGATAAAACTAGCTCACTTAGCAAAGCCATAAATGAAGCAAAAAGGCTTGGGGCTGAAGCGATAGAAGCAATAAGAGAGTATAAAAACGCCGAGCTTGAAGGGATCATAAAAAGCATGATAGATAGGGAATTTTGATGCACTATTTAGATATAAGTTTTACATATAAAAATACTGATATTTCAGTTAGAGAAAAGCTTGCATTTGATAGCGATGAGAAAAAAGAGCAAATTTTAAAACTACTAAGATCAAACAAAAGTATAAACGAATGTATGGTTTTAAACACATGCAACCGCGTCGAGATAATTGCAAGCGTTAGTGATCTAGAAAGTGCAACGACGCATGCATTTAGGTGTATGTCTGTATTTTCAGGTGTTTTTGAAGATGAGCTTTATGAAAGGGCTGATATTTATGAAGACAGCGGAGCCGTGCACCACCTCTTTGCCGTGGCAAGCTCGCTTGATAGCCTAGTCGTCGGCGAGACGCAGATCGTTGGTCAGTTAAAAAATGCCTTTAAATTTGCTTACGATAGCTCAGCTTGCGGCGAACAAATCAGTAAAATCATCCACTATGCATGTAAATGCGCTGCTAAAGTTAGAAATGAAACTCAAATTTCTAAAAATCCGATCTCAGTTTCAAGCGTGGCTGTGGCAAAAGCAAAAGAAATTTTTGGCACGCTTGAAGGTAAAACTGCTATCGTCGTAGGCGCTGGTGAGATGGGCGAGCTAGCAGCAAAACACCTAATCTCAAGTGGCGCAGAGGTGATCATTATAAACAGAAGCTCCGAGCGTGTTGAGCAGCTAGTTGATAGCCTTGGTGACAACGCTAGCTGGGATAGCATTTTAAAATTAAAAGAGTATGTAAATAATTATGATCTAATATTTTCAAGCACCGCAGCCCCGCACGCGATCATCACAAATGCCATAATCGAACCAAGAGAATTTCATAGATACTTTTTCGATATTGCCGTGCCAAGGGATATTGATCTTATAAATACAGAATTTATTAGCGTCTATACGGTTGATAGTTTAGAGGAGATAGTAAGGAAAAATTTAGCTCTAAGAGAGGAGCAAGCACAAAAGGCTTATTCGATCGTAGGTCAAGGCACAAGCGAATTTTTAAAAATTTTAAAAGAAGATATGAGCGTGCCACTCATAAAATCTATCCGCAAGCAGGCTGAAATTTGCGCTAAAAACGAGCTAGAAAAAGCGATAAAAAAAGGATATTTAAAACATAGTGATTATGAGGAGGCACAAAAGCTCATTCATCAAGTTTTTAAAGCCTTCTTACATCAGCCAACGATGAAGCTAAAAAGCCTTGCGGACGAGGAGAGGTCTAGCGAGCTTTCAAATGGAGTTAGATTTTTATTTGATATAAAAGAAGAGCAAAATTTTCAAGTGGGAGATATAGATGAGATTTAGTAAATTTTATGCACCAACGACCAAAGAAGCACCAAAAGACGCCTCTTTACCAAGTCATAAATTTTTAATAAGAGGTGGATTTGTCGAGCAGATAGGCTCTGGTCTTTATAACTATCTACCGCTTGGAAAGATCATGCATGAGAAAATTTCTCGTATCGCACGAGAGGAGATGGATGAGGCTGGTGCGCTAGAGGTGAGCTTTAGCGTGGTTACTTCAGGTGAGCTTTGGAAGCAAAGTGGACGTTACAATGTCTTTGGCAAGGAGCTTTTGCGCTTTAAAGATAGAAAAGATAATGACTTTGTCATAAGCCCTACAAATGAAGAGGCAGCCGTTGCTTTGGTGCGTGGCAAGGTGACTAGCTACAAGCAGCTGCCGCTAAATTTATACCAGATAAACACCAAATTTCGTGACGAGGCAAGACCACGCTTTGGCTTACTAAGAGGTCGCGAATTTACGATGAAAGATGGCTATAGCTTTCACTTTAGCAAAGAGGATCTAAAGCGTGAGTTTGACCTTATGGAGGCAACTTATAGTAAAATTTTCACTCGTTTAGGGCTAAATTTTAGAGCTGTTGAGGCTGATAGCGGAGCCATTGGCGGTAGTGGCAGTAAAGAGTTTATGGTGCTTGCAAGTAACGGCGAGGATGACATCCTTTGCTGTGAGGCTTGCAGATACGCTGCAAATGTTGAGGCTGCAAGACGCAAACCAAGAGTTAGCGAGGCTGAGGCACCAGAGGCGGACGCGGCTAAATTTCTAACGCCAAATGCAAAAACTATAAAAGATGTGGCGGAGTTTTTTAAAGTTAGCGAGTTTTACTGCATAAAAGCTGTTATGAAAAAGGCGATTTATGAGGATAAAGAAGAGGTCGTGGTCTTTTTTGTAAGGGGCGATGACGAGCTTCAGGAGACAAAGGCGCAAAATGCTTGCAAGGCGCTAGAGCTTGTCGATGCTAGCGAGGCTGACGTGGCTAAAGCTGGGCTTGTGGCTGGATTTTGCGGGCCAGTTGGGCTAAAGGATGTTAAGTTTTTCATAGATAACGAGCTAAAGGGCGCAAACAACATGATATGTGGCGCTAATGAGAAGGACTACCACTTTGTTGGCGTTAGTGTTAGCGGATTTAACGAAGAGAGATTTAAAGACCTTGTAAAGGTAAAAGAGGGCGATAGATGCCCAGTTTGCGGCGGAAATTTAAAGCTTAGCAAGGGCATAGAAGTCGGTCATATCTTTCAGCTAGGCGATAAATATTCTGCTGCGATGAATGCGACATATCTTGATGAAAACGGTAAGGCAAAGCCATTTTTGATGGGCTGCTATGGCATAGGTATTAGCAGGCTGATTGCCGTAATGATAGAGGCTAGCCACGATGAGAAGGGCTGCATCTGGAAAAAAGAGTGCGCTCCGTTTGACGTGGAGATCATCATCTCAAATTTAAAAGATGAAGCGGGCTTGAAATTTGCGTTTGAGCTTTATGAGAGCCTTAAAAAAGCTGGCGTTAGCGTCATCATAGATGATAGAAACGAGAGATTTGGCGTTAAGATGAATGACTTTGAACTCATCGGCTTCCCTTATGCGTTACTTGTAGGTAAAGAATTTGCAAATGGTAAGGTTGAGTTTATAACAAGAGATGGTTTAAGCAAAGAAACGATCGACGCAAATGAAGCCTTTAAAAAGATAAAAGAAAGCTTATGAGATTTTTCGCATTTTTATTTTTTTTGATAGAAGCGATATTTATCTATCTTTTTGTTGATAAATTTGGCTTTTTAAACTACTTTCTTGAGGTGCTTGTTTCTGGATTTGTGGGTATCGCACTTCTTTTAAATACTGGATTTTCTAGCTTAAATTCGCCTCAAGTGGCGTTTAAAAGCTTTCTTGGCGGAAATTTGTTTAGCCAGTTAGGGCTTAGCTTTGGTGGAATGCTTTTATTTTTGCCAGGAATTTTAACAGATATTTTTGGCATAGCTGTAGTCGTTTTTTCTTTGATATTTAAGAAAAATATAGCGAAAAATGAGAGCTATCAGGAGTTTAAATTCCAAAATTTTAGCGAGCAGAGTGCTAAAAAAGATGATGGTGAGATCATCGATGTTGAGGTTATAGAAGAGCCAAAAAGAGTAAATTAGGAGAGACGATGAAAGAGATAAAAATAGCAACTAGAAAGAGTATCTTAGCTCTTTGGCAAAGCGAGCATATCAAAGTTAGAATAGAATCAAAACATAACGATATAAAAGTTGAGCTTATTGGTATGAAGACAAAGGGCGATGTGATCCTTGATACGCCACTTGCGAAGATCGGCGGTAAGGGGCTTTTTACAAAAGAGCTTGAAGATAGCATGCTAAAAGGCGAGACTGACATCGCAGTGCATAGCCTAAAAGACGTGCCAGTAGTCTTTCCAGAAGGGCTTAGACTTGCAGCGATTTGCTCACGTGAGGATACTAGAGATGCGATGATAAGTGAGAAATTTGCTAAATTTAGCGACTTGCCACATGGCGCGAAAGTTGGTACAACGAGCCTACGCCGCAAGATGCAGCTACTTATCATGAGGCCTGATCTTGAGATTATCTCGCTTCGTGGAAATGTGCAAACTAGACTTAGAAAGCTAAAAGAGGGCGAGTTTGACGCGATCATTTTGGCGATGGCTGGCATAAACCGCCTAAATATCAAGGCTGAAGTGGTACATATCTACACATTTGGTTTTGACGAGATGATACCTGCAATGGGGCAGGGTGCTCTTGGGGTAGAGGCTAGAGATGAGAAGCAAATTTTAGATGAGATCTCTTTTCTAAACGACGAAAATGCAGTTATAGAAACGACCATAGAGCGTGACTTTGTAAGCGTTTTAGAGGGTGGCTGCCAAGTGCCAATAGGCATAAGTGCAAGGCTAAAAGGTGATGAAATTTCTATCGATGCGATCGTTGGTCTGCCTGATGGAAGCGAGTTTATAAAAGATAGCTTAAAGGTCAGCAAAGACAAATTTCAAAGCGTTGGCAAGGAGCTAGCTCATAAATTTATAGAAAAAGGGGCAAAAGAGCTTTTAAAACGCGCTGAAGAGATGGCTTAGAGTGTGTTTGAGCTAAAATTTAAAGCAAAAGCCCTAACCGCTACTAAAAATAGCAAAGACAACTACTATATGATCGGTCTTGCAGACGACAAATACGACTACAAAAACTACATAATCTTTCAAAGACCGATCAAACTAAAAAGTGATGACGACGAAAACGCCGATATAAACGGCATATACGCAGAGTGCAACGGCGATGTTTGCTACAACGCTTGCAAAAGGGTGAAGATCACTGATAAAACTATCATTTTTGAGGTGCAAGATAGCCTCATTTGCGTAGATACCGAGGATATAAAGCTTAATGAGCGCTTTATGAAATATAGCAAAGAGATATTTGGCAAACTGCTAAAATGTAACATATCGGAGTAATTAAAAAATTTACTACCGTTTTCAAAACTGCGATGCTATCTAGTGTTTAATCTAACAAAAAAATTGTGATGAATTACTTTGAAAAGATGTAAGTATGCTAGCCATGTGTGGCTGTGCGTTGAGCGCTAGTTCGCGGACATTATGACAATGGAGTATAAATTTAATGCTTGTGTCTATTTAAACGGCGAGGCAATATCGCAACGTCCGAAACAGCGATCGATACTCTGATAGCTATTGATACGTGTGATAAATAATAGCCATCCGCTTTGCTTCGCCTTTTTCAGCTATTTTTGGCTAAAATCGCCCAAAAATCAAAAAGGCGAAATATGGACTACATCAAGCTTTTAAAAGAAAATAATCTACTTTGTGTTATCGATGAGCCAACAGATATTGATCTTGAGATCGCACACGCAAGCTATATCGAGGTTAAGCGTGAGGGTTCGCAAGCGCTACTTTTTACAAACCCAGTCTGTAAAAAAACTGGGCGTAAATTTGCCCCTGTGCTTACAAATATCTATGGCTCAAAACGCGCGCTTGAGCTTATCTTTGGGCTAAAACCTGATGAGATAGCAGATGAGATAGAAAAGCTTTTAAAGCCCAAAAAACCAGAGAATTTCAAAGAAAAGCTTGATTTTTTAACCTATCTTTTTAGCATGAGAAAAATTTTTACTAAGAGATTAAAAGGTGAGGGTGAGTGCCAGCAGGTGAAATTTATAGGTGAAGATGCTGATTTGCTATCACTTCCAGCACTAAAGACATGGCCAAATGATGGTGGTGCTTTTATTACAATGGGGCAGGTTTATACGCAAAGCTTGGACGGCGCTTTGCAAAATTTAGGTATGTATAGACTACAAATTTATGACAAAAGCCGCCTTGGCATGCACTGGCAGATACACAAAGACGGTGCAAATTTCTTTCACGAGTACAAGCGTGCAGGCAAAAAAATGCCAGTCTCTGTGGCGATTGGTGGTGATCCACTTTATATTTGGTGCGGCCAAGCACCGCTTCCAAAGGGAATTTTTGAACTTTTGCTTTATGGTTTTATCCGCAAAGAGCCAGCCAAACTCGTAAAATCCTTAACGAATGAAATTTACGTCCCGTACGATACAGACTACGTGATAGAGGGCTTTGTGGATACGGCTAAGTGCGAGCTTGAGGGGCCATTTGGCGATCATACCGGCTTTTATACGCCTATCGAGCCTTTTCCGGTGATGGAGGTTACGGCGATAACTAGCAAGCGTGAGCCGGTATTTCACGCGACTGTGGTTGGAAAGCCGCCACTCGAGGATAAGTACATGGGCTGGGCGACTGAGCGGGTTTTTTTGCCACTTTTGCGAACGACCGTGCCTGAACTACTGGACTACAATATGCCTGAAAATGGCGTCTTTCACAACCTAATCTTAGCCAAGATAAATACGCTCTATCCAGCTCATGCAAAGCAGGCTATGCACGCATTTTGGGGCGTTGGGCAGATGAGTTTTGTAAAACATGCCATTTTTGTTGGAGCCGATGCGCCTGAACTTAAAAATTATGATGAATTTACTAGCTTTGTTTTAAATTATTTTGGTAGTCAGAGTGTGCTAATAAGCCAAGGTGTGTGCGATCAACTTGATCATGCTAGTCCAAATTCGTGTTTTGGTGGCAAACTCGGCGTAGATGCGACGCAAGATTTTTGTAAATTTAGACCTATGGTTTTAAGCGACAGCGAGCTTTTGGCTAAATTTCAAAGCGTTACGCCAAATGTAAAAGAGCTTAAGCAGTTTAAAACGGATACCAAAACGCCTATTTGTGTGGTGAAATTTGAAAAAGATTGTGTGGTAAAAGAGCTTTTTGACAAGCTTTTGACATTTAGAGAATTTTTCAAACTCCTTATCGTTGTAGATATGCAAAATCACCTTGAAAACCCATATATGCTACTTTGGCGTGTGACAAACAATATCGATGCTTTGCGTGATATTTTCATAGATGGTGAAAATTTCTGCGTAGATGCGACGAGCAAGGACGAGCTAGAGGGATATACGCGTGGCTGGCCATTACAAACGGATTGTGACCACGAAGTAGTTGCTGATCTAGTTAAGCGCGGTATAGTAAAAGATGAGCCAGAGTTATTTAAAAAATTTGAAATATTTGGCTAGTTTTGAGGGGCTCAAGTAAATTTATAAATCTTGCTTTTTATTGTGGATTTTAAATTTTTAATAATATTTACTTAATCAAATGCTAGTGTCTTTATGCTGATTAAAAAATAGCTTTTAGACTAGGTCTAAAAGCTTAACTTGTTTTTAGCTCTCTTTTAAGAGTTTGCTTGCGAGCATATCGGCTTTTGCTTTATCTGTATCTTTTTTTACGGATTTATAAATTTTAGATATATAATTTTCCAAAACTTCGTGGCAAGATATTACTTTTTCATTTTCACTTCTTGCAACTTTTACGTATTCACCGTTATTTTGTAGCTCAAAAGCTAGGTCATTATCGCTTAGCTGAAGCTCTAAAATTTCAAGTAGTCTCTCTTGAAGTCTTGGCTCAAAAATAGGTGTCATAAGCTCCAAGCGACGCTCTAGATTTCTTGGCATCCAGTCAGCACTTGAGATATAAATTTTTGGC
It includes:
- a CDS encoding Imm10 family immunity protein gives rise to the protein MFELKFKAKALTATKNSKDNYYMIGLADDKYDYKNYIIFQRPIKLKSDDDENADINGIYAECNGDVCYNACKRVKITDKTIIFEVQDSLICVDTEDIKLNERFMKYSKEIFGKLLKCNISE
- a CDS encoding FxsA family protein, yielding MRFFAFLFFLIEAIFIYLFVDKFGFLNYFLEVLVSGFVGIALLLNTGFSSLNSPQVAFKSFLGGNLFSQLGLSFGGMLLFLPGILTDIFGIAVVVFSLIFKKNIAKNESYQEFKFQNFSEQSAKKDDGEIIDVEVIEEPKRVN
- the hemC gene encoding hydroxymethylbilane synthase, encoding MKEIKIATRKSILALWQSEHIKVRIESKHNDIKVELIGMKTKGDVILDTPLAKIGGKGLFTKELEDSMLKGETDIAVHSLKDVPVVFPEGLRLAAICSREDTRDAMISEKFAKFSDLPHGAKVGTTSLRRKMQLLIMRPDLEIISLRGNVQTRLRKLKEGEFDAIILAMAGINRLNIKAEVVHIYTFGFDEMIPAMGQGALGVEARDEKQILDEISFLNDENAVIETTIERDFVSVLEGGCQVPIGISARLKGDEISIDAIVGLPDGSEFIKDSLKVSKDKFQSVGKELAHKFIEKGAKELLKRAEEMA
- the hemA gene encoding glutamyl-tRNA reductase — translated: MHYLDISFTYKNTDISVREKLAFDSDEKKEQILKLLRSNKSINECMVLNTCNRVEIIASVSDLESATTHAFRCMSVFSGVFEDELYERADIYEDSGAVHHLFAVASSLDSLVVGETQIVGQLKNAFKFAYDSSACGEQISKIIHYACKCAAKVRNETQISKNPISVSSVAVAKAKEIFGTLEGKTAIVVGAGEMGELAAKHLISSGAEVIIINRSSERVEQLVDSLGDNASWDSILKLKEYVNNYDLIFSSTAAPHAIITNAIIEPREFHRYFFDIAVPRDIDLINTEFISVYTVDSLEEIVRKNLALREEQAQKAYSIVGQGTSEFLKILKEDMSVPLIKSIRKQAEICAKNELEKAIKKGYLKHSDYEEAQKLIHQVFKAFLHQPTMKLKSLADEERSSELSNGVRFLFDIKEEQNFQVGDIDEI
- a CDS encoding proline--tRNA ligase produces the protein MRFSKFYAPTTKEAPKDASLPSHKFLIRGGFVEQIGSGLYNYLPLGKIMHEKISRIAREEMDEAGALEVSFSVVTSGELWKQSGRYNVFGKELLRFKDRKDNDFVISPTNEEAAVALVRGKVTSYKQLPLNLYQINTKFRDEARPRFGLLRGREFTMKDGYSFHFSKEDLKREFDLMEATYSKIFTRLGLNFRAVEADSGAIGGSGSKEFMVLASNGEDDILCCEACRYAANVEAARRKPRVSEAEAPEADAAKFLTPNAKTIKDVAEFFKVSEFYCIKAVMKKAIYEDKEEVVVFFVRGDDELQETKAQNACKALELVDASEADVAKAGLVAGFCGPVGLKDVKFFIDNELKGANNMICGANEKDYHFVGVSVSGFNEERFKDLVKVKEGDRCPVCGGNLKLSKGIEVGHIFQLGDKYSAAMNATYLDENGKAKPFLMGCYGIGISRLIAVMIEASHDEKGCIWKKECAPFDVEIIISNLKDEAGLKFAFELYESLKKAGVSVIIDDRNERFGVKMNDFELIGFPYALLVGKEFANGKVEFITRDGLSKETIDANEAFKKIKESL
- a CDS encoding menaquinone biosynthesis decarboxylase, which translates into the protein MDYIKLLKENNLLCVIDEPTDIDLEIAHASYIEVKREGSQALLFTNPVCKKTGRKFAPVLTNIYGSKRALELIFGLKPDEIADEIEKLLKPKKPENFKEKLDFLTYLFSMRKIFTKRLKGEGECQQVKFIGEDADLLSLPALKTWPNDGGAFITMGQVYTQSLDGALQNLGMYRLQIYDKSRLGMHWQIHKDGANFFHEYKRAGKKMPVSVAIGGDPLYIWCGQAPLPKGIFELLLYGFIRKEPAKLVKSLTNEIYVPYDTDYVIEGFVDTAKCELEGPFGDHTGFYTPIEPFPVMEVTAITSKREPVFHATVVGKPPLEDKYMGWATERVFLPLLRTTVPELLDYNMPENGVFHNLILAKINTLYPAHAKQAMHAFWGVGQMSFVKHAIFVGADAPELKNYDEFTSFVLNYFGSQSVLISQGVCDQLDHASPNSCFGGKLGVDATQDFCKFRPMVLSDSELLAKFQSVTPNVKELKQFKTDTKTPICVVKFEKDCVVKELFDKLLTFREFFKLLIVVDMQNHLENPYMLLWRVTNNIDALRDIFIDGENFCVDATSKDELEGYTRGWPLQTDCDHEVVADLVKRGIVKDEPELFKKFEIFG
- a CDS encoding polyprenyl synthetase family protein; the encoded protein is MDKIDEIMSKFISELGYKEAFEMFLKISSGKKLRSKLLLKIAGESEISLKLCAIIELIHLASLLHDDVIDEANIRRGKPSINALFGSKNSVMLGDILYSKAYFELTKFDPSIAAIISDAVSKLSIGEMMDVKMAENFNENEQEYLKMIYYKTAVLIEATAICGAKLAGKYSKKFGTYGKNLGLAFQIVDDILDITQDEKTLGKPALNDFVEGKTTLPYIYLYKSLDEAGKAKLRSLWSKKLNAGEISWLKENFDKTSSLSKAINEAKRLGAEAIEAIREYKNAELEGIIKSMIDREF